The Impatiens glandulifera chromosome 3, dImpGla2.1, whole genome shotgun sequence genome contains a region encoding:
- the LOC124930227 gene encoding 60S ribosomal protein L35a-3-like gives MAWQMLAMNYTVVGRSFFSPSLGPKGTLQDGIEYRLGFYQSLRPTQMGLSLNIAIATVKGRQGETIRVYVRGKILGYKRSKSNQYPSTSLLQIEGVNTKEEVTWYQGKRIAYIYKAKEKKNGSQYRCIWGNVSRPHGNSGVVRAKFKSNLPPKSMGDRVRVFMYPSNI, from the exons TTATACGGTCGTTGGAAGGTCCTTCTTTTCCCCCAGCCTTGGTCCCAAGGGGACACTCCAAGATGGTATAGAGTATCGGCTAGGGTTTTACCAAAGCCTTCGTCCTACTCAGATGGGGCTATCGCTTAATATCG CAATAGCCACGGTGAAGGGGCGTCAAGGTGAAACTATCAG GGTTTATGTGCGAGGCAAGATTTTAGGATACAAAAG ATCGAAGTCAAATCAGTATCCGAGCACTTCATTGTTACAGATCGAGGGAGTTAACACAAAAGAGGAAGTTACATGGTACCAAGGGAAACGCATTGCCTATATATACAAGGCCAAGGAGAAGAAGAACGGATCACAATACCGTTGTATTTGGGGGAATGTTTCACGTCCTCATGGTAACAGTGGAGTTGTTCGAGCTAAGTTCAAGTCTAACCTTCCTCCCAAATCTATG gGCGATAGAGTGAGGGTTTTCATGTACCCAAGCAATATCTGA